In the Xanthobacteraceae bacterium genome, AAGAAGAGACGGGATTTACGCTCGGCACAGCACCCTCGGGTCAGGATCGGTCTCCAAGTAGTGCAGCAAGCGGCGGGCCAGTTCGGGAACCGCAGAAATGCCTAAAATTGCTGGCTTTTCTTCGAAGACGGCCAAACACGGGACCGGGAAAAATCCTCCCTCCCGGCAGCTTTTGCCGCCTGTTCCCCTGCCGTTATTGCCAAGCGCCCGCACCATCCTATAACCGCCGCCATGAACCCGCATTTCGAGATCGAAGGCCGCCCGGAGAACACCCGCATCGTCGTGGCGATGTCGGGCGGCGTGGATTCTTCGGTCGCCGCCGCGCTGGCCAAGCGCGCGGGCTATGACGTGGTGGGCGTCACGCTCCAGCTCTACAACCACGCCGAAGCGACGAAGCGGAAGGGCGCGTGCTGCGCCGGTTCCGACATCCATGACGCGCGCACGGTGGCCGCGAAGATCGGCATTCCGCATTTCGTGCTCGACTACGAGACGCGCTTCCGCGAGCAGGTGATCCAGCCCTTCGCGGACTCTTATGCGCGCGGCGAAACACCCGTGCCGTGCATCTCTTGCAACCAGACCGTCAAGTTCACCGACCTGCTTGCGACCGCGCGCGACCTCGGCGGCGCGGCGCTGGTCACCGGCCATTACATTGCGAGCCGCAAGCGCGCCGATGGCCGACGCGCCATGTTTCGCGCGCACGACGCCGACCGCGACCAGAGCTATTTCCTCTATGCCACCACGCAGGAGCAGCTCGACTATCTGCGTTTTCCGCTCGGCAGTCTCGCGAAGCCACAGGTGCGCGCAATCGCGGAAGAACTCGGCCTGATCGTCGCGCACAAGCCGGACAGCCAGGACATCTGTTTCGTGCCGTCCGGCCGTTACACCACGATCATCGACCGGTTGAAGCCGGACGCCGCCGAACCCGGCGAGATCGTACACATCGACGGCCGCGTTCTCGGAACGCATAAGGGCATCGTGAACTACACCGTCGGCCAGCGCCGCGGCCTCAATATCGCCGAAGGCGAGCCGTTGTTCGTCGTGAAGATCGACGCGCCTGCGCGGCGCATCGTCGTCGGACCGCGCAGCGCGCTCTTCGCGCGCGGTGCGAAACTGCGCGCGGTCAACTGGCTGCATGAGCGGACGGCCGAGGAATTCGCGAAAGACCACGTTGAGATTTTCGCGCGGGTGCGCTCCACGCGCACGCCGGTTGCAGCCATGCTTCGCAACGATACCGATGGGTACGCAATCGAATTTCGCAATGGCGAAGAAGGCGTCGCACCCGGTCAGGCTTGCGTTTTCTATGACAGCGGCGACGCACAAGGGCGCGTGCTTGGCGGCGGCGTGATCGCCACGGCCTTGCCGATGCAGGCCAGTCCGGTGAATATATCGGCCGGTAAGGCCGCCCCTGCGATGGCAGTTTGAAGGCTGGGCAATGACAAAAGAGAAATCCGAAACCGCAATCCCGGTCATGGATCGCGCGACCATCGAGAAGGCCTACGCGCGCTGGGCGCCGGTCTACGATCTCGTATTCGGTCCGCTACTCGACATGGGCCGCCGCACCGCGACCAACGCGGCGACGCGCATCGGCGGCCGCATCCTGAATGTCGGCGTCGGCACCGGACTTGAACTGCCGTACTTCGACAAATCGCATGACGTGATCGGCGTCGATATTTCCGAACCGATGCTGCGCAAGGCGAAAGAGCGCGTGGTCCGTGAGAAGTTGACCAACGTGAAGGGTTTGACCGTCATGGACGGCGCCAATCTGGCTTTCGCCGACGCATCCTTCGATTGCGTGGTCGCGCAGTTCGTTATCACCACGGTCCCACAGCCGGAAAAGACCCTCGACGAATTCGCCCGCGTGCTGAAGCCGGGCGGAGAAATCGTGCTGGTCAATCACATCGGGGCCGAGCGCGGCCTGCGCGCGAGTTTCGAACGCTGGTTCTCGCGTCACGCCCGCAAGCTGGGCTGGACGCCGGAGTTCCCCTTCGCGCGGCTCTCCGACTGGGCCGCGAAACATGGCGGCGTGCGCCTCGTCGAGCGCCGTACCGTGCCGCCGTTCGGCGTATTCACGCTGCTTCGTTTCACGCGCGACACCGCGGCAGCTCCGCAGAACGCCGCGGTCAACGCCTGAACACCGCTCATCCTTGACAGATCGGGGCGAGGGTTTCATATCCCGCGCTCCCAAACGGTAGCTTGTCGCTGGGAAATACAGGCGGCGGGGTAGCTCAGCTGGTTAGAGCACGGGAATCATAATCCTGGGGTCGGGGGTTCGAGTCCCTCCCCCGCTACCAATTTCCTCATAAACGCAGGCACGGACCGCCGATAATCTTCCGGAAAATTACGCGTGCGGGCTTTGCGCGGCGAACGCCGCTTTCGCATACTCGCCGGAATGCTCAATCGTACCGCACGGAACAACGAGACCGGCTCGAAAGCACTTCACGCCGGTGAACCCGGCGGAGCGCTCTTTCCTGTTCACCCTTTGCTACTTGCGGCGATCTGCACAGGCGCCTTCGCGGTCTACTGGGCTTCTTCCTTCCTGCTCGATGCACGGCAAGGCACGATTCATTTTGGTGCCGACACGCTCGACTACTGGCCGCTGGCCGAAGGCGGGGTCAATCCGCGCAATGTGCGCCTACATCTGCTGACAATCATACTGTCATTGACGTGGATGGCGTTGACCAAGCCGCTCGCGTTGTGGCTGGAACTGGAATATCTGCACCGCGCGCTGTACGCGCTGATCGGAGCACTCGGTGTCTGGGCAGCACTTTCCGCTTTCGCCGCGCTCGCGCCGCGCAAGCATGTCGCCATCCTCGGCATCGTCTACGCCGCCAGTCTGGGCATCTGGTATTTCGCGAGCATTGAGGAATCCAAGATTCTTTCCGCGACGCTCGCATCGCTCTATATCGCGATCTACCTTCACCAGCGCGATCGCTGGACCCGGCGCGGAATCCTCCTGCTGACCGCCGCACTGCTGGCCGCATGTCTCAACGAAATTGTTGCCGGATTTCTGGTCATCATACCGGCCGCTGATTTTCTGATGCGGAACGGTTTCGACCTGCGAAAGGGGCGCTGGATTTTCCTCCACGCGCTGACCGTTCCCGCAACGCTGTTTTTTCTGGAAGTGGTCGTCAACGGAATTATCGCTGCGCCGACCGAGAATCCGGAGAACGCATCGCACTTCAGCATGTTCTTTTATTATCTCATCCACGAATACAGCATCGCGAACCTGCACATCTATTTGATCAATTTCTTCTTCTTCAATATCGCCGCGCCCGCGCCGGTGGCCGACTACATGTTCAATAAGTGGCCGATGCACCCGTTCTACTTCGAACCGGCGCTCGGCAATTATCTTCGATTCCCTGCGCAAACAGCGGTTGTCGTTCTTTTTCTCTTCATTCTTGCTGGAACGCTTTGGGCACTGTGGCGGCGCATGTTGCCGAAGGATGTGGCCATCTGCCTGATCGCGGTCGCGGCCTATGTTTTGCTTCGTTGTTCTTTCTTTTATTTCATTCACCCGCTGGAAGGCATGTTGTTCAGCAATTCGGCAAGCCTCGCGAACCTTTTGCTGTTGTGTATTCCGTTCGCCCTATCCCAACTGCCACGAAAACAGCTTTTGCTAGGTGCCTTCGCGCTGGCGCTGATTTTGTGCAACGGGATATTCATTGCCGGAAAATTGATTCAGTGAGAATAAAATGAAGCAAACCGAAATTGCCGATAGCCATACTGGCGCAAGGGCGGCGATTCACCCGCTCCTGCTTCTGCTGATATGTGGCGGCGCGTTTGCGCTCTACTGGTACACGTCTTTCGTCGTGGTCGAGCGCAAGATCAGCGCGCTGTTCGGCGCCGATACATGGTTCTATACCGAGTTCGCGAAGGGCGACATCTTCGGGCGCCTCGCCAGCGACTACCACATCGACCGCGTGTTTCGCTTCCATCCGGTGACGGTCGCGCTGGCCGCCGGCTGGATGAAGATTACCGAGCCCCTGACGGCATGGATCGCACCCTTGCATTTGCTCCGGGCGATGTTCGCGCTGGTCGGCGCAGCAGGTGTCTGGATTGCGATAACCGCCTTCGCATCCGTTCTTCCGCGTGCACAGGCGTTGCTCTGGGGGTTGATCTACGCCTTCTCGCTGAACATCTGGTATTTTTCGAGCATCGAGGAATCGAAGATCATCTCTGCGACGCTCGCGGTCCTCTACATCGCTTATTATCTGCGCATGCGTGACCGCTGGACGCCACGCGGCGCGCTGACTCTCACCGCGATCCTGCTGGTTGCCTGCCTCAACGAGATCGTCGCCGCGTTCATCGTTGCAATTCCGGCTGTGGATACGCTGTTACGGCGTGGTTTCAATTTCCGTGAACTGCGCTGGATTTTTGCGCATGCGCTGGCCGCGCCAACAGCATACCTGCTGATCGAATTACTGACTCATCTGTTCACGCAGCCGACCACGCCCCACCCTGAGGGCACCAACCACCTGCGCACCCTGATCTGGTACGTGCAGCAGAACAGTTACAACTTCGCGGTGATTTACGCTTATCTGGTTCGCTGGATATTTTTTAGCATCGCCGCCCCGGTGCCGAACGTTTACTTCGCCAACCCGGAATTCAAGTATGGCGGCGATTTCCATCCGGCACTGCTGAGTTATTTCTACGAACCCGTTTCCGGCGCGATCGCAATTCTTGCAATCGCAATCTTCATTGCATGTTTCTGGCGGCGCGCGGGAAGCGAAGTAAGGGCGCAGACCTCGTTGCTACTTAGCCTTGCGGCATACGCGATTGTACGCGCAATTTTCTTTCTGCTTTTCATTCCAAAGGAATACTTCCTCTATGGTCCAAGCGTGACCTTGACCCATCTCTTGTTGCTCGCGATTCCCTTCTCACAGTCGCGCATACCGGGAAAAGTCTATATTCTCGCGGTTTTGGCCACGTTACTCCTGATCAACAACGGCATGTTCTGGCTAACCGTGAAGGTGCACGAATGAGGCGCGCGTTCGGGCGCGCAGTCGCGGCGCTTTGCGAAGTATTTGTTCGCGCGCGATACCACGTAACCGACCGCACAGACCCGACGCTCGCGCATACGGTTCAGTTCGTGATCGCGCAGCATGCGAGGATGCCGGATTACCTGCGCGCTCCGTTCATGCTCGCAACGCTGACGTTCAACTACGCCTCGCTGCTGACGAGCGGAAAACCTTTTCACCGGTTGTCTTTTGAAAGCCAGCGCCGGCATATTGAGCGCGCACGAAAACTCGGCCCGTTTCGCGATCTGATGCGCTTTTACGAAGGCCTGAGCGTCTTTGCCTTCGGCGACGAAAAAGATAGCGGCGTCTCCGCGAGTGCGCCCGTCGCCGCGCCCGCGGTTGCTCCCACGAAGAACCGCCACGATATTGTCGTTATCGGCTCCGGTCCCGGCGGCGCAATCACCGCCTGCCTGCTCGCGGAAGCGGGCCGCGACGTGCTGTTGCTCGAAGCCGGCGCGAACATTCCACTTGGCGACAAGACCGAGTTTAGCCGCGAGGAGATGGAACAGCGCTACCGCAATGGTGGCATTACCGCTGCTTTCGGCCGCACCAAGATTTCCTATGTCGAAGGCCGCTGCGTAGGCGGTGGCAGCGAGATCAACGCGGGTCTCTATCACCGTACGCCGGACGACATTCTGGAACGCTGGCGGCAGGAGTTCGATCTGCAAGCCGCGTCACCCGCTGAAATGCTTCCGCATTTCGAAGCCTGCGAACGCGATGTCAGCGTTTCGCCGCTGCCCTGCCCGCAGCCGGAAACCTCGCTTAAGATGCAACTCGGCGCGGAACGGCTGGGCTGGAAATCCTTCGAAGTGCCGCGCTGGTACAAATACAGCGCCGACGGTAGCGCGCAGAAGCAATCCATGTCGCGCACTTATATTCCGCGCGCCTTGCAGGCCGGATGTACGCTGAAAAGCGATACCACCGTGCTTCGCCTGCGCCGCGACGGCAACCGCTGGAATATCGAGTGCGAAAGCAACGGCATTCGCGAAACGATCTCCTGCAACACTGCCTTCGTCTGCGCCGGCGCGATCCAGAGCGCGGCGCTGTTGCTTCGTAGCGGGATCGGCACGAACATCGGAAAATCGTTTCGCGTCCACCCGACGGTGAAGGTGATTGCCGAATTTCCTGAAGCCATTAACACCCGCGACTTCATCACCGTGCATCAGGTGAAGGAGTTCTCGCCCCGGCTTGGCTTCGGTGTCTCGGTGAGCCGCGCACCTTATCTCTCGCTCGCCATGCTCGACCATCCCGCGCACCAGAACATCGACGAGCGCTGGCAGCACATGGCGATCTATTATGCCATGATAACCGGCGGCAACGGGCGCATCCGCACGCTGCCCGGTTTTCGCGACGCCGTGGTCAGTTATGCGCTGGACGAAACCGATATGCGCAATCTCGCGGACGGCGCGAAAAAATTATCGGAACTGTTGTTCGCGGCTGGCGCGCAGACGTTGTATCCGAGCGTTGCCGGAAGCGCCCCGTTCAGGAGCATGGAGGATGTGCAAAACTTCCCCGGCATCCTTCCCGCCGGCCGTTCGAACCTGATGTCCGTGCATTTGTTCTCAAGCTGCCCGATGGGCGAAAACCGCGAGAAATGCGCAACCGATTCCTTCGGCAAGGTTCATGGAGCGGACAATCTCTATATCAACGATGCGAGCCTGCTCTGCACCGCGCCGGGCGTGAACCCGCAAGGTTCGATCATGGCCTTCGCGCGACGCAACGCGCTGCATTTCCTGCAAGCCGGAAAATCCTGAAATGCGCGCGCTCGTCACCGGAGGATCGGGCTTCCTCGGCTGCGTGCTGATCGAGCAGCTTGCGGCAGGCAACGCCCGTATCCGGAATTTCGATCTTGCTTCCGCCGAAGATCATCCGTCCAGTGTCGAGTATTTCGCAGGCGACATCCGCGATGCCGCCGCGGTAGACGCCGCATGCAAGGATGTGGACGTAATCTTTCACGCGGTCGCGCAGCAGCCACTCTCCAAAGATCCCGCGCTGATGCGGAGCGTGAATATCGACGGCACGCGTAACTTGCTCGCGGCCGCGCTGAAGAACAAGGTGGGGAAAGCAATCTTCTTCTCATCCACGTCCATCTTCGGCGTGCCGGATGAATTGCCGATCCGCCGCGCAACACCAGCGACCCCGGTCGAAGCTTATGGCCGCACGAAAGTTGCCGCGGAAGAAGTATGCCGCGAGTTCATTGCAAAAGGACTAGACGTAACGCTGATCCGCCCGCGCACCATCCTCGGCCACGGCCGCCTCGGCATTTTCCAGATGCTGTTCGAGTGGATTCGCGAAGGCAGCAATGTTCCGGTGCTTGGTTCGGGTAACGCCGAATTCCAGTTCATCCACGCGCGCGATCTTGCGGATGCCGCGATCCTCGCCGCGCGCCGCGCAGGACCCGCAATCTACAATATCGGCACCGACCGTTTCGCTTCGGTGCGCGCCACGCTCGAAGCCCTTTGCGCCCATGCCGGCACCGGCGCGAAGGTAAAATCCGTACCCGACGCACCGACAAGGCTATTGATGGCTGTGCTCACGAAGCTCGGCGTTTCTCCACTGGGCAATTATCATTACCTCGCCTACAGCAAGCCGAGCTGGTTCGATATTTCCGACGCGCAACGCGAACTCGGATGGCAGCCGAAATACTCCAACGACGAAATGCTGATCGAAAGCTACGACTGGTATCTCGCCCACCGCGAAGAAGTGGCCCGCTCGAAATGGGCGAGTCCGCACAAATCAGGCGTGAAACAAGGCGTGCTGAAGCTGCTGATCAAGCTGCTGCGTTAAACGCAAAGCCTTCTCACGAAGAAAATCCAGAACCCGGCGAAGTTCAGTTCGCGTTGCGAGCGCGGCGAAGCCGGTTGACCAGCTCTTCGGTGGGATAACCATCGGCGGGCAAATTAAACTTCTGCTGCGCTTTCTGAATCGCCTTACGCGAGGCTGCGCCCAGCTTTCCGTCAACGCCGCCGACGTCATAACCCGCACGCACCAGTAATTGCTGCAATTCTCGCGCCTGCTCCATCGAGAATGCTTCCGGCTTGCCATTGCCCTTGCGCAGCGGCGGCGCGCCCGCGATGCGCGTCGCGAGATAAGCGGCCGTGGTCGAATAGATCAGCGAATGATTCCATTCGAGATAGACGCGGAAGTTCGGATAAACGAGGAACGCTGGCCCCAGACGTCCCATCGGAAGCAAAAGCGAAGCATTCGGTGCGTTATCAGGAAGCGCCTTGCCATCAGGCAACGTCACGCCCCATTCGGCCCACTTCGCATGCGGATGCATGATGTCGAGATCGGCCTGGCTCCAGTCCATTTTGTTCGGTACCCGCACTTCACGCATCCAAGGCTCGCCCGGCCGCCAGCCGATTGACTTGATGTAGGCGGCGGTGCTCGCGAGCACGTCCGGTACAGAGCGCAGCAGATCGACGCGGCCATCGCCGTCGAAATCGACGCCGTGATTGAAATAATGCGAAGGCAGGAACTGCGTCTGCCCCAGTTCGCCAGCCCATGAACCGATCATGTTGTCCGGCGTAAGATCGCCACGCTGGATAATCTTCAACGCTGCGATCAGTTCGCCGCGAAAGCGCTCACTGCGGCGGCAATCGTAAGCCAGCGTTGCAAGCGAACGCAGCACCTCGAATTTGCCGATACCCGCGCCGAAATCGCTCTCCAGTCCCCAGAATGCGACGATCACCGGAGCGGGAACGCCGAATTGTTGTTCGATCTTCTGAAACAGCTTGGCGTGCTTCTTGATGAGTTCCTGCCCGCGCGGCGCGCGGCCGCCGCCGGTCATACGATTGGAGAACTCGAGAAACGCTTGGCTGAAAACGCGTTGCCCGCGGTCGATGCCGATGATCTTCTGGTCCAGCGTGAGCAGATGCTCTGTGCGCGCAAGCGTGCGCGGCGTGATGCCTTGCGCCAGCGCATCTTTCTTGAACTCGGCGAGCCAGCGGTCGAAGCTGCCGGTGTTGCGGCACGCGGGTGCGGTCTGCGCGAAAGAAGGTTCGGCAACAACGAGAACCAGCGCCGCAGCCAGCAATCCGCACTTGAGGAATTTCATCCCGCCCCCTCCGTCCGCAACGGAAGGCAACCTACGGTCGCGGCAGCGGCCGGGCAACCGTGACGCTACGAATAAGCGAAGATGTTACTCGGCGGCTTGCGGCGCGCGGGCATATTGCAGGCCCAGCTTCTGCCAGACCTTGAGCAACGCCTCGACCAGTTCGCCGATCAGCGCGTCGGTATGGAACGGCGTCGGCGTGACCCGCAGCCGCTCGGAACCGCGCGGCACGGTGGGATAGTTGATCGGCTGGATATAAATGCCATGTTCGGCGAGCAGCATATCGCTTGCCGCCTTGCACAGCGCGGCATCGCCGACCATCAGCGGGATGATGTGGGTGTTGCCCGGCATCACCGGCAGTCCCGCCTTGAACAGTTCGGATTTTGCGCGCGCTACCTGCGCGCGGTGTCCGACGCGTTCGGCCTGCGATGTTTTCAGGTGGCGGATCGAAGCCGTCGCCGCCGCGGCAACCGCAGGCGGCAATGCTGTCGTGAAGATAAAGCCCGGCGCGAAAGAGCGGATCGCGTCGCAAACATTCTTGCTGCCCGCGACATAACCACCGACAACGCCAAACGCCTTGCCGAGCGTGCCCTCGATCACGTCGACCTGATCCATCACGCCGTCGCGTTCGGCGACACCCGCGCCGCGCGGACCGTACATGCCGACCGCGTGTACTTCATCGAGATAAGTGAGCGCGCCGTAGCGCTTCGCCAGTTCGCAGATCGCCCCGATCGGCGAAACATCGCCGTCCATCGAATAAATGCTCTCGAACACGATCAGCTTGGGCCGGTCGCCGGCCGCGCGCAGCAGTTCTTCGAGATGAGCAAGATCGTTGTGACGGAAGATGACCTTGTCGCGGCCGGACTGGCGCACGCCCTCGATCATCGAATTATGGTTGAGCGCGTCGGAAAGAATGAGGCAGTTGGGCAGCAGCTTCGCGAGCGTTGCGATTCCGGTTTCGTTGGAAACGTAGCCGGAGGTGAAGACCAGCGCCGATTCTTTCTTATGGAGATCAGCCAGCTCGGCTTCGAGTTCGCAGATCGCCTGGCTGTTTCCCGCGATATTGCGCGTGCCGCCAGCGCCCGTGCCGCAACGCTGCGCCGTCTCGGCCATCGCGTTGATGACGGCGGGGTGGCGGCCCATGCCGAGGTAGTCGTTGGAACACCAGATGACGATGTCGCGCGGCCCTTCCGCCGAATGCCAGACGGCACGGGGAAAACGCGCGGTTTCGCGCTCGATTGCGGTGAACACGCGATAGCGCCGCTCGGAACGCAGCCCTTCCAGCGCCTGATCGAACAGTTTTTCGTAGTCGGAGGACTTCAACGCGAGCCTTCTTGCTTGGCGATTCTGCTACTGCCTCGGCACATTCGTCCTTAGAACAGTATCAAGAAAGTGCCAGAACGTCGCGGCGACACCTTGTGCCGGATCAATTAGGGTGCCGAATGGTAATTAGATACAGTTTCACCGTCCTGCCAATGTTGCGACGCAACATATCTTGCCGGCACAAATTCATCATTGGTTTACCGGCGTTAACCCTTTGGAAACTATGAACAGGGAAATTTCTGCCTAGTGACCCCTGAGTCCCGGGGGTGGCTGGGGGAATTTTCGTGAACGGAATTATCGAATTCGTACGCACCCTGGGCGCGGCCCGGATCGCAGCCATGGGCGCGGTCGCGGCCGCCCTGATCGTGTTTTTCGCCTTCGTGATCTCGAAGGTATCGGCCCCGGCGATGGCCC is a window encoding:
- the mnmA gene encoding tRNA 2-thiouridine(34) synthase MnmA, which translates into the protein MNPHFEIEGRPENTRIVVAMSGGVDSSVAAALAKRAGYDVVGVTLQLYNHAEATKRKGACCAGSDIHDARTVAAKIGIPHFVLDYETRFREQVIQPFADSYARGETPVPCISCNQTVKFTDLLATARDLGGAALVTGHYIASRKRADGRRAMFRAHDADRDQSYFLYATTQEQLDYLRFPLGSLAKPQVRAIAEELGLIVAHKPDSQDICFVPSGRYTTIIDRLKPDAAEPGEIVHIDGRVLGTHKGIVNYTVGQRRGLNIAEGEPLFVVKIDAPARRIVVGPRSALFARGAKLRAVNWLHERTAEEFAKDHVEIFARVRSTRTPVAAMLRNDTDGYAIEFRNGEEGVAPGQACVFYDSGDAQGRVLGGGVIATALPMQASPVNISAGKAAPAMAV
- a CDS encoding class I SAM-dependent methyltransferase; this encodes MDRATIEKAYARWAPVYDLVFGPLLDMGRRTATNAATRIGGRILNVGVGTGLELPYFDKSHDVIGVDISEPMLRKAKERVVREKLTNVKGLTVMDGANLAFADASFDCVVAQFVITTVPQPEKTLDEFARVLKPGGEIVLVNHIGAERGLRASFERWFSRHARKLGWTPEFPFARLSDWAAKHGGVRLVERRTVPPFGVFTLLRFTRDTAAAPQNAAVNA
- a CDS encoding GMC family oxidoreductase; this encodes MRRAFGRAVAALCEVFVRARYHVTDRTDPTLAHTVQFVIAQHARMPDYLRAPFMLATLTFNYASLLTSGKPFHRLSFESQRRHIERARKLGPFRDLMRFYEGLSVFAFGDEKDSGVSASAPVAAPAVAPTKNRHDIVVIGSGPGGAITACLLAEAGRDVLLLEAGANIPLGDKTEFSREEMEQRYRNGGITAAFGRTKISYVEGRCVGGGSEINAGLYHRTPDDILERWRQEFDLQAASPAEMLPHFEACERDVSVSPLPCPQPETSLKMQLGAERLGWKSFEVPRWYKYSADGSAQKQSMSRTYIPRALQAGCTLKSDTTVLRLRRDGNRWNIECESNGIRETISCNTAFVCAGAIQSAALLLRSGIGTNIGKSFRVHPTVKVIAEFPEAINTRDFITVHQVKEFSPRLGFGVSVSRAPYLSLAMLDHPAHQNIDERWQHMAIYYAMITGGNGRIRTLPGFRDAVVSYALDETDMRNLADGAKKLSELLFAAGAQTLYPSVAGSAPFRSMEDVQNFPGILPAGRSNLMSVHLFSSCPMGENREKCATDSFGKVHGADNLYINDASLLCTAPGVNPQGSIMAFARRNALHFLQAGKS
- a CDS encoding NAD-dependent epimerase/dehydratase family protein, translating into MRALVTGGSGFLGCVLIEQLAAGNARIRNFDLASAEDHPSSVEYFAGDIRDAAAVDAACKDVDVIFHAVAQQPLSKDPALMRSVNIDGTRNLLAAALKNKVGKAIFFSSTSIFGVPDELPIRRATPATPVEAYGRTKVAAEEVCREFIAKGLDVTLIRPRTILGHGRLGIFQMLFEWIREGSNVPVLGSGNAEFQFIHARDLADAAILAARRAGPAIYNIGTDRFASVRATLEALCAHAGTGAKVKSVPDAPTRLLMAVLTKLGVSPLGNYHYLAYSKPSWFDISDAQRELGWQPKYSNDEMLIESYDWYLAHREEVARSKWASPHKSGVKQGVLKLLIKLLR
- a CDS encoding lytic murein transglycosylase, which translates into the protein MKFLKCGLLAAALVLVVAEPSFAQTAPACRNTGSFDRWLAEFKKDALAQGITPRTLARTEHLLTLDQKIIGIDRGQRVFSQAFLEFSNRMTGGGRAPRGQELIKKHAKLFQKIEQQFGVPAPVIVAFWGLESDFGAGIGKFEVLRSLATLAYDCRRSERFRGELIAALKIIQRGDLTPDNMIGSWAGELGQTQFLPSHYFNHGVDFDGDGRVDLLRSVPDVLASTAAYIKSIGWRPGEPWMREVRVPNKMDWSQADLDIMHPHAKWAEWGVTLPDGKALPDNAPNASLLLPMGRLGPAFLVYPNFRVYLEWNHSLIYSTTAAYLATRIAGAPPLRKGNGKPEAFSMEQARELQQLLVRAGYDVGGVDGKLGAASRKAIQKAQQKFNLPADGYPTEELVNRLRRARNAN
- the hemA gene encoding 5-aminolevulinate synthase; amino-acid sequence: MKSSDYEKLFDQALEGLRSERRYRVFTAIERETARFPRAVWHSAEGPRDIVIWCSNDYLGMGRHPAVINAMAETAQRCGTGAGGTRNIAGNSQAICELEAELADLHKKESALVFTSGYVSNETGIATLAKLLPNCLILSDALNHNSMIEGVRQSGRDKVIFRHNDLAHLEELLRAAGDRPKLIVFESIYSMDGDVSPIGAICELAKRYGALTYLDEVHAVGMYGPRGAGVAERDGVMDQVDVIEGTLGKAFGVVGGYVAGSKNVCDAIRSFAPGFIFTTALPPAVAAAATASIRHLKTSQAERVGHRAQVARAKSELFKAGLPVMPGNTHIIPLMVGDAALCKAASDMLLAEHGIYIQPINYPTVPRGSERLRVTPTPFHTDALIGELVEALLKVWQKLGLQYARAPQAAE